ATTGTCTACTATGTCAAAGGTCATAAAGAGCGAATAGACCACTGTATGGCTTTTTTGTAATTTTGTCAAGGTCCTTCTGGTTATGCAGGCTCCACCAATTACCACGATAACGATAGACCTGTAGTGATTTAGGATCACTAGAAAATAGGTCTTCGTTCACTTCATCGAGATCGCTGGGAATGTTTTGTGCTGTGTACTGTCTCAATAACTGTGGTCGAATAATCATGCAGCCGGGTGACCACATATGTTGTAGCTTCGTCCGTCTAGATGATTTAATTTGATTCACTCCTTTAGCTGTGCCTACGCTGATTACCTTTCCTTGGCTAAACATAAGTTGTAAATGCGTGTCCGCTTCCTTATGTCTGTTGGTTACAAGTAATACGCTTTTGTCTGATGGTAATCCATGTATAATCAACTTCGTAAAAAGATCCGGCGATAAGAGTACGTTGCCATCGCAATACAAGAATGGCTTTGTCCATTTCATTGTTGCCGCGCGTAGACGAGCAGGAAGGCTCATGTTCGGCGTATATTTTCCAAAGTGTATGCTGACCCCCCGTGATTTCCAATACGCCCGCGTCCTTGCAGCACTGCGATTGTGTTCTGGCCAGCCAAGAAGTACTACTGACCGTACGTTAGCTTGTTTTGCCATGGCAATGAGGTAATACAATAGCGGCTGGTTGGCGATTGGATAAAGCACTTTTGGGCCACGGTATTTTATTTTCTTAAAATAGTCGGAAATGCGTTGCCCGCGTCCCCCGACCGCAATTACCATTTTCATAGTATGTATCTAAAGTAATATATAACTGTTGATTATCTATTTGCTATTGGGGGTATTCTGGTTTCCATCCAATAGCATTCTTTACGCTGTGTATTCGTCCGGGATTATTGGAAACGGCATAAAATGTCGTAAAACGTCCCGGTATCTTTTTTATCTGCACAGCTTTTAAGATCACACTCACACAATCCTGATGATATAATATCACGCGATCATATAAGGGATCTTCGTTGTATCGAATCTCGTTTGTCGTATTCACACCCCCGAAACGAATACAAACAACTTCGAGGTTGTGATGTACCGCATAATAATTTCCCAAGCGTTCACCATACACCTTACTGGCTCCGTAGGGTGTATCAGGAATTGGGATCGTACTTGTTGTTTTCTCACCTTCACGCATTAAATGGTATGTATCTGCGTGAACAGAGCTGGCAAGAATAACTCGTCGTACACCCGCTGCTACTGCAGCTCGGAAAATATTTTCCAGCATTACTTTGTTGTCGGCTACACTGTGCTCGTTTGGATAATCTTCAGCAACGTTCCAGGCTAAATGGATGAGCACATCGTGGCCTTTAACGAGCGTATACAGCTTATGATATTCCCGGGCGATGTTAACACGTTTAACCGATTTGTTACTCTTCTGATTTATATCAATGCAGGTAACGGGGTATTTACGCAGTAAAACAGGGCAGATAATTGTGCCAATATTACCCAAGGCTCCGGTTACCACTACTCGGGGATGCGAACGATATAATCTCATCGATTTATTTCTGCAAATGCTCTCAGTACTGCAGATATTGTGGCATCAAGATCCTCCCTATCTAACCCGGGGTTTACATAGAGATTAAATAGCCGCTTGGTGACCTCTTGGGATACCGGACAATCATTTACGTGTGAGCTTTTTAACAACTCCACTTCGGGCAGAGACAGCGGGTAAAGCTTTTTTATCGGGATTCCTAATTGCATTACCCGATTAAGAAACATATCACGCTTCTCTATCAGGCCTGCTGGCAGTAATCCAGTCAGGTAAAAATAGGCGTGTTCAGAATTTGGATCTGTTTTCTGAAAAGTGATTCCACTTCCCGCTATCTTTTTCTGCAGATAATTTGCATTATTTCGGCGTATTTGATTATTGACATCAAGCCGTTTATTTTGCTCAATAGCAATCGCGGCCTGAATATCTGTAAGTTGGTAATTAAAACCCAGGCGATTATAGTCATACGCATCCAGATCTTCTTGATTGATGCCATTATTTGCGTCCGAACGTATATGGCTGTAGTACTTTTCATTATTTGTGGCTATTAAGCCACCCTCCCCGCAAACTATATGTTTCGTTTGATAAAGACTTGTGCAGATGATGTCACCATACGAACCAACGTACTTTCCATTATATCTCGCGCCCGTAGCTTGGGCGCAATCCTCTATCAGCACTAACTTATGTTTATCGCAGATTATCCTCAGCGCGTTCAAATTGACTGGCTGACCATACATATGGACAACGATAACTGCCTTAGTGTGCTTGGTGATTTTCTTTATAACGTCTTTGGGATCAATATTAAAAGTTTCAGCCTCAATGTCAGCGAATATCGGTTTCGCTCCAACTTGTAATACCGTTGAGCAATCCGCAATATTGGCCAGTGCGGGGACGATCACTTCATCGTTGGATTGAAGATCTAAAGCAGAAAGAGCAAGATGTAGCGCGGATGTACCAGAATTGACGGCATTGACAAAACGCTGTGATAACATACGAGATATCACATCTTGAAATTCGCGGACTACTGGACCTCCTTCCGGTCTCGATAATATTCCGGAATGTAGCACTCGTACAACAGCCTCGGTTTCTTCGTCGCCGATCAGATGCGCATTTATTTTTTGCATCATTTGAGCAATATGCGCTTTGGCATCGTTGTTATCCGGTTGTTTACTACTATAGTGTTCATGAATCATATCTCGGACTGCGTTTGGCCGAAGTTCATAGTTTCTGATATCGACAACATCAATCCAGACTAACTCATAGGTACCCACATAATGAGTTCCGTATTGATACTCGGGTCCGAAAGCATTTCCCAGAATGCCACCCGTTATTTCGCAAAGAAAAAATAATTCAGTCTGACCCAGTGTGTCTGGATGTCCCGACGATTGCTTAGTAAATAGCTCTTTTACTCTTATGTCCACACCAAGCTCTTCGTGGCACTCTCTCTGAACGGCTTGTTCTGGTGTTTCATTATTGTCGACTCCTCCGCCAGGAAATACCCAGTATGCCTCTTGTCCGGGTTTGGTTCTTTTTATAACTAACACGTGGTTTTGATGGATTATCACCGCTCGCGCTCTTAATTTATCCTTCGTTTTTTGATTCGTCATGGTGGTGTTTTTATAAAGAGTGGTTATTTATATTGAATTCCCCGTTTTTACAAAAGATTCATACACATCGTATAGACTGATGATTTGCTGTACATATAGAAATTATTACTAAACAACATATATTATATAGGTTATTCGACTAATTGGACAGTGGTAAACAAAAGCTGATTCCACAATAAATCTGGTGGTATTACGATATTCAAAAGATGGCAAATACTAGCTCCCAGTCTGATTCACACCGA
This sequence is a window from Patescibacteria group bacterium. Protein-coding genes within it:
- a CDS encoding NAD(P)-dependent oxidoreductase; the encoded protein is MRLYRSHPRVVVTGALGNIGTIICPVLLRKYPVTCIDINQKSNKSVKRVNIAREYHKLYTLVKGHDVLIHLAWNVAEDYPNEHSVADNKVMLENIFRAAVAAGVRRVILASSVHADTYHLMREGEKTTSTIPIPDTPYGASKVYGERLGNYYAVHHNLEVVCIRFGGVNTTNEIRYNEDPLYDRVILYHQDCVSVILKAVQIKKIPGRFTTFYAVSNNPGRIHSVKNAIGWKPEYPQ
- a CDS encoding DegT/DnrJ/EryC1/StrS family aminotransferase — protein: MTNQKTKDKLRARAVIIHQNHVLVIKRTKPGQEAYWVFPGGGVDNNETPEQAVQRECHEELGVDIRVKELFTKQSSGHPDTLGQTELFFLCEITGGILGNAFGPEYQYGTHYVGTYELVWIDVVDIRNYELRPNAVRDMIHEHYSSKQPDNNDAKAHIAQMMQKINAHLIGDEETEAVVRVLHSGILSRPEGGPVVREFQDVISRMLSQRFVNAVNSGTSALHLALSALDLQSNDEVIVPALANIADCSTVLQVGAKPIFADIEAETFNIDPKDVIKKITKHTKAVIVVHMYGQPVNLNALRIICDKHKLVLIEDCAQATGARYNGKYVGSYGDIICTSLYQTKHIVCGEGGLIATNNEKYYSHIRSDANNGINQEDLDAYDYNRLGFNYQLTDIQAAIAIEQNKRLDVNNQIRRNNANYLQKKIAGSGITFQKTDPNSEHAYFYLTGLLPAGLIEKRDMFLNRVMQLGIPIKKLYPLSLPEVELLKSSHVNDCPVSQEVTKRLFNLYVNPGLDREDLDATISAVLRAFAEINR